A single genomic interval of Paralichthys olivaceus isolate ysfri-2021 chromosome 7, ASM2471397v2, whole genome shotgun sequence harbors:
- the map2k1 gene encoding dual specificity mitogen-activated protein kinase kinase 1 isoform X1, giving the protein MQKRRKPEPIQLNPIPDGNTINGTGATETNLEALQKKLEELELDEQQRKRLEAFLTQKQKVGELKDDDFEKICELGAGNGGVVFKVSHRPSGLIMARKLIHLEIKPAIRNQIIRELQVLHECNSPYIVGFYGAFYSDGEISICMEHMDGGSLDQSLKKAGKIPEQILGKVSIAVIKGLSYLREKHKIMHRDVKPSNILVNSRGEIKLCDFGVSGQLIDSMANSFVGTRSYMSPERLQGTHYSVQSDIWSMGLSLVEMAIGRFPIPPPDARELEQIFGLLIEGESASGESSPKPQPPGRPGSSYGPDSRPPMAIFELLDYIVNEPPPKLPGIFSSEFQDFVNKCLVKNPAERADLKQLMVHPFIKQSEAEQVDFAGWLCSTIGLNQPVTPTHGTTM; this is encoded by the exons AACAAACTTGGAGGCTCTGCAGAAGAAACTAGAGGAGCTTGAGTTGGACGAGCAGCAGCGGAAACGCCTGGAGGCCTTTCTGACACAGAAGCAGAAGGTGGGAGAGCTGAAGGACGATGACTTCGAGAAGATCTGTGAGCTGGGTGCCGGCAACGGAGGAGTCGTCTTCAAGGTCTCACATCGACCCTCCGGTCTGATAATGGCGAGGAAG CTGATCCACCTGGAGATCAAACCAGCCATCAGGAACCAGATCATCAGGGAGCTGCAGGTGCTGCACGAGTGTAACTCCCCCTACATCGTGGGCTTCTACGGAGCTTTCTACAGTGATGGAGAGATCAGCATCTGCATGGAGCACATG GACGGCGGCTCCTTGGACCAGTCGCTGAAGAAAGCAGGAAAGATACCAGAGCAGATCCTCGGCAAAGTCAGCATCGCT GTCATTAAAGGCCTTTCCTACCTGAGGGAGAAACACAAGATCATGCACAGAG ATGTCAAGCCTTCCAACATCCTGGTGAATTCCCGCGGTGAGATCAAGCTGTGTGACTTTGGAGTGAGCGGACAGCTCATAGACTCCATGGCCAACTCCTTTGTGGGCACTCGCTCTTACATGTCT cctGAGCGTTTACAGGGCACCCACTACTCTGTTCAGTCGGACATCTGGAGTATGGGTCTGTCCCTGGTGGAAATGGCCATCGGACGCTTCCCCATCCCACCACCTGATGCTAGGGAACTGGAGCAGATTTTTGGCCTCCTGATTGAAGGAGAGTCAGCCTCCGGCGAGTCCTCGCCAAAGCCACAGCCTCCTGGGAGACCAGGGAGCT CATACGGACCTGACAGCAGGCCACCAATGGCTATATTTGAGCTGCTTGATTATATAGTGAATGAG CCTCCACCAAAGCTACCTGGGATATTCAGCTCTGAATTTCAGGACTTTGTAAACAAATG TTTGGTTAAAAACCCTGCAGAGAGGGCAGACCTCAAACAGCTGATG GTGCATCCTTTTATCAAGCAGTCAGAGGCAGAGCAGGTCGACTTCGCTGGCTGGTTGTGCAGCACCATTGGACTCAACCAGCCTGTGACACCCACCCACGGCACTACAATGTGA
- the map2k1 gene encoding dual specificity mitogen-activated protein kinase kinase 1 isoform X2, translated as MQKRRKPEPIQLNPIPDGNTINGTGATETNLEALQKKLEELELDEQQRKRLEAFLTQKQKVGELKDDDFEKICELGAGNGGVVFKVSHRPSGLIMARKLIHLEIKPAIRNQIIRELQVLHECNSPYIVGFYGAFYSDGEISICMEHMDGGSLDQSLKKAGKIPEQILGKVSIAVIKGLSYLREKHKIMHRDVKPSNILVNSRGEIKLCDFGVSGQLIDSMANSFVGTRSYMSPERLQGTHYSVQSDIWSMGLSLVEMAIGRFPIPPPDARELEQIFGLLIEGESASGESSPKPQPPGRPGSSYGPDSRPPMAIFELLDYIVNEPPPKLPGIFSSEFQDFVNKCLVKNPAERADLKQLMVHPFIKQSEAEQVDFTSWLCSTIGLNQPVTPTHGTTM; from the exons AACAAACTTGGAGGCTCTGCAGAAGAAACTAGAGGAGCTTGAGTTGGACGAGCAGCAGCGGAAACGCCTGGAGGCCTTTCTGACACAGAAGCAGAAGGTGGGAGAGCTGAAGGACGATGACTTCGAGAAGATCTGTGAGCTGGGTGCCGGCAACGGAGGAGTCGTCTTCAAGGTCTCACATCGACCCTCCGGTCTGATAATGGCGAGGAAG CTGATCCACCTGGAGATCAAACCAGCCATCAGGAACCAGATCATCAGGGAGCTGCAGGTGCTGCACGAGTGTAACTCCCCCTACATCGTGGGCTTCTACGGAGCTTTCTACAGTGATGGAGAGATCAGCATCTGCATGGAGCACATG GACGGCGGCTCCTTGGACCAGTCGCTGAAGAAAGCAGGAAAGATACCAGAGCAGATCCTCGGCAAAGTCAGCATCGCT GTCATTAAAGGCCTTTCCTACCTGAGGGAGAAACACAAGATCATGCACAGAG ATGTCAAGCCTTCCAACATCCTGGTGAATTCCCGCGGTGAGATCAAGCTGTGTGACTTTGGAGTGAGCGGACAGCTCATAGACTCCATGGCCAACTCCTTTGTGGGCACTCGCTCTTACATGTCT cctGAGCGTTTACAGGGCACCCACTACTCTGTTCAGTCGGACATCTGGAGTATGGGTCTGTCCCTGGTGGAAATGGCCATCGGACGCTTCCCCATCCCACCACCTGATGCTAGGGAACTGGAGCAGATTTTTGGCCTCCTGATTGAAGGAGAGTCAGCCTCCGGCGAGTCCTCGCCAAAGCCACAGCCTCCTGGGAGACCAGGGAGCT CATACGGACCTGACAGCAGGCCACCAATGGCTATATTTGAGCTGCTTGATTATATAGTGAATGAG CCTCCACCAAAGCTACCTGGGATATTCAGCTCTGAATTTCAGGACTTTGTTAACAAATG TTTGGTTAAAAACCCTGCAGAGAGGGCAGACCTCAAACAGCTGATG GTGCATCCTTTTATCAAGCAGTCAGAGGCAGAGCAGGTCGACTTCACCAGCTGGTTGTGCAGCACCATTGGACTCAACCAGCCTGTGACGCCCACCCACGGCACTACAATGTGA
- the LOC138410777 gene encoding large ribosomal subunit protein uL4A-like yields MHKMTNTDLSRILKSEEIQKALCAPNKKINRRVLKKNPLKNLRIMLKLNPYAKTARRHAILKHDPAIKAKMLKPKKKPGRKGAPKKVKA; encoded by the exons ATGCACAAGATGACCAACACAGACCTTAGCAGGATTCTAAAGAGCGAGGAGATCCAGAAAGCACTTTGTGCCCCCAA CAAAAAGATCAACCGCAGAGTGCTGAAGAAGAATCCTCTGAAGAACTTGAGGATAATGCTCAAACTGAACCCGTACGCCAAGACAGCCAGACGTCATGCCATCCTCAAGCACGACCCTGCG ATCAAGGCCAAGATGCTGAAACCCAAGAAGAAGCCTGGAAGGAAGGGAGCACCTAAAAAAGTCAAGGCATAA
- the LOC109624328 gene encoding large ribosomal subunit protein uL4B encodes MACARPLISVYSEKGESSGKNVVMPAVFKAPIRPDVVNFVHTNMRKNSRQPYAVSELAGHQTSAESWGTGRAVARIPRVRGGGTHRSGQGAFGNMCRGGRMFAPTKTWRRWHRRINTTQKRYAICSALAASALPALVMSKGHRIEEIPEVPLVVEDKVEGYKKTKDAVLLLKKLKAWNDIKKVYASQRMRAGKGKMRNRRRIQRKGPCIIYNQDAGVTKAFRNIPGITLQNVNKLNLLRLAPGGHVGRFCIWTESAFRKLDELYGTWRKPASLKLGYNLPMHKMTNTDLSRILKSEEIQKALCAPNKKINRRVLKKNPLKNLRIMLKLNPYAKTARRHAILKHDPAIKAKMLKPKKKPGRKGAPKKVKA; translated from the exons ATG GCCTGTGCCCGACCCCTGATCTCGGTGTATTCCGAGAAAGGAGAATCATCCGGCAAAAATGTTGTCATGCCGGCTGTGTTCAAGGCTCCAATTCGCCCTGATGTTGTGAACTTTGTCCACACCAACATGCGCAAAAACAGCCGCCAGCCCTATGCAGTCAGTGAACTGGCTG GTCACCAGACCAGCGCAGAGTCCTGGGGCACAGGAAGAGCTGTGGCCCGTATTCCCCGTGTGAGAGGTGGTGGTACTCACCGATCTGGCCAGGGTGCTTTTGGAAAT ATGTGTCGTGGAGGTCGCATGTTTGCCCCCACTAAGACTTGGCGCCGCTGGCACCGCAGGATCAACACAACCCAGAAGCGTTATGCCATCTGCTCTGCCCTGGCTGCTTCCGCTCTTCCTGCACTTGTGATGTCTAAAG GACACCGCATTGAGGAAATCCCTGAGGTCCCACTGGTGGTTGAAGACAAAGTTGAGGGCTACAAGAAGACCAAGGATGCAGTGCTCCTGCTGAAGAAGCTTAAAGCCTGGAATGATATCAAGAAG GTCTACGCCTCTCAGCGCATGCGTGCTGGTAAGGGTAAGATGAGGAACCGTAGGAGGATCCAACGCAAAGGGCCATGCATCATCTACAACCAAGACGCTGGTGTCACCAAAGCCTTCAGAAATATCCCAG GCATCACTCTGCAGAACGTGAACAAACTGAACCTCCTGAGGCTCGCCCCTGGTGGTCACGTTGGACGCTTCTGCATCTGGACTGAGAGCGCTTTCCGCAAGCTGGATGAGCTGTATGGCACCTGGCGTAAACCCGCCTCCCTTAAACTCGGTTACAA CCTCCCAATGCACAAGATGACCAACACAGACCTTAGCAGGATTCTAAAGAGCGAGGAGATCCAGAAAGCACTTTGTGCCCCCAA CAAAAAGATCAACCGCAGAGTGCTGAAGAAGAATCCTCTGAAGAACTTGAGGATAATGCTCAAACTGAACCCTTACGCCAAGACAGCCAGACGTCATGCCATCCTCAAGCACGACCCTGCG ATCAAGGCCAAGATGCTGAAACCCAAGAAGAAGCCTGGAAGGAAGGGAGCACCTAAAAAAGTCAAGGCATAA
- the zwilch gene encoding protein zwilch homolog isoform X2, translating into MGSKVICSAKEFFNILRSLQDEESDDPFTHEEDVQILKMNGDRVAVVNMYCGNQSVFICQKAVPKISEADDDQITENSNCAGDDADNADNADDANDASVLKTDLGPQPLTITKARQLLSWYTLAQNANVSAVDNNPALNPLWVRCDMSDPAKTTWFGAETVCIGNKVSGVKLYSVTCKGAAMDKRTFITLDELKQEHKKRHHPSSMGIKGSARFHLFGSTVVENTVIESQSSVTVDFKWSHVESILETPPLSSTATLNIKVTSGDMRSPMFEMYREMEFLQTLADGLRTGETEWMEPLESTSAVNLIKAYLSELQNTAKNLQDQAPNTAESTKMKSGTDTPIFNFLLERGDLDFVEQLWVRMRKSVTSYQDIGDCLKLVIEALRYGDIKPWIHRDSNSSLSKLILQSYHQQMDHVSLTGVTPVHMLLEMGLDKMRKDYINYLIGEELATLNHLCYYLSTEVDLQEQVIRLRKLHHLLEIIVTCSTFLSLPFDRLFLLTQSCLQHYKTIPYDEEHEFKLQIKPALISHFYQKEQPVLWGAEVFSGHGPREVRTSLQLSDRPLVDHVMLETDYPNETVNGDSEDPAFFSTMVCCSLVNFA; encoded by the exons ATGGGCTCTAAGGTGATATGCAGCGCAAAGGAGTTCTTTAATATTCTCCG ATCTCTTCAAGATGAGGAAAGCGACGATCCGTTTACACACGAG GAGGATGTCCAAATATTAAAGATGAATGGAGACAGAGTTGCTGTGGTGAATATGTACTGTGGTAACCAGTCAGTCTTCATCTGTCAAAAAGCT GTCCCAAAAATAAGTGAAGCTGATGATGATCAAATAACTGAGAATTCCAACTGTGCTGGTGATGATGCTGATAATGCTGATAATGCTGATGATGCTAATGATGCTAGTGTACTTAAAACAGACCTGGGACCACAGCCTCTCACAATCACGAAAGCAAG gcaGTTACTGTCTTGGTACACATTAGCTCAAAATGCTAATGTGTCAGCTGTGGACAACAACCCTGCGTTAAATCCTCTGTGGGTGCGATGCGACATGTCAGATCCTGCTAAAACAACCTGGTTTGGGGCTGAAACAGTCTGCATCGGCAATAAAGTATCTGGTGTAAAATTATACTCTGTTACCTGCAAAG GTGCAGCGATGGACAAAAGAACTTTCATCACCTTGGATGAGCTGAAACAAGAGCACAAGAAAAGGCATCACCCCTCCTCG ATGGGAATTAAGGGCAGTGCCAGGTTCCACTTGTTTGGCTCCACTGTTGTGGAGAACACAGTGATTGAGTCACAGAGCAGCGTGACAGTGGATTTCAAATGGAGTCATGTGGAGAGTATCCTCGAGACCCCACCCCTCTCTTCTACAGCTACACTG AATATCAAAGTTACCAGTGGAGACATGAGAAGCCCGATGTTTGAGATGTACAGGGAGATGGAGTTTCTTCAG ACTCTTGCTGATGGTTTGAGAACTGGTGAGACTGAATGGATGGAACCTTTGGAGAGCACATCAGCTGTAAATCTCATCAAGGCCTACCTATCAG AGCTACAGAATACTGCAAAGAATCTACAGGATCAGGCTCCAAACACAGCTGAG AGCACAAAGATGAAGTCTGGGACAGACACTCCCATTTTCAACTTTCTCTTGGAACGAGGAGATTTGGATTTTGTGGAACAGTTGTGGGTTCGCATGAGAAAGA GTGTGACTTCATATCAAGACATTGGAGACTGTCTGAAACTTGTCATCGAAGCCCTGAGATACGGAGACATCAAACCATGG ATTCACAGAGACAGCAACAGCTCCCTCAGCAAGCTCATCCTGCAGTCCTACCACCAGCAGATGGACCACGTGTCTCTCACAGGAGTCACACCCGTCCACATGCTGCTGGAGATGGGTTTGGACAAGATGAGAAAGGATTACATTAACTACCTCATTG GTGAAGAATTGGCAACCCTAAACCACTTG TGTTACTACCTGAGCACTGAGGTTGATCTACAGGAGCAAGTGATCCGATTGAGAAAACTGCACCACCTGCTGGAAATAATTGTGACCTGCAGCACATTTCTGAGTCTGCCCTTCGACCGTCTGTTCCTTCTCACACA ATCGTGTTTGCAGCACTACAAAACAATCCCATATGATGAGGAACACGAATTCAAACTCCAAATCAAACCAGCCCTGATCAGCCACTTTTACCAAAA AGAGCAACCGGTTTTGTGGGGAGCTGAGGTTTTCAGTGGCCACGGTCCTCGTGAGGTCAGGACGTCGTTACAGCTCAGCGACAGACCACTGGTTGATCATGTCATGCTTGAAACAG ATTACCCAAATGAAACAGTGAATGGGGACAGTGAGGACCCAGCCTTCTTCTCCACCATGGTGTGCTGCAGTCTTGTCAACTTTGCATGA
- the zwilch gene encoding protein zwilch homolog isoform X1, which translates to MGSKVICSAKEFFNILRSLQDEESDDPFTHEEDVQILKMNGDRVAVVNMYCGNQSVFICQKAVPKISEADDDQITENSNCAGDDADNADNADDANDASVLKTDLGPQPLTITKARQLLSWYTLAQNANVSAVDNNPALNPLWVRCDMSDPAKTTWFGAETVCIGNKVSGVKLYSVTCKGAAMDKRTFITLDELKQEHKKRHHPSSMGIKGSARFHLFGSTVVENTVIESQSSVTVDFKWSHVESILETPPLSSTATLNIKVTSGDMRSPMFEMYREMEFLQTLADGLRTGETEWMEPLESTSAVNLIKAYLSELQNTAKNLQDQAPNTAESTKMKSGTDTPIFNFLLERGDLDFVEQLWVRMRKSVTSYQDIGDCLKLVIEALRYGDIKPWIHRDSNSSLSKLILQSYHQQMDHVSLTGVTPVHMLLEMGLDKMRKDYINYLIGEELATLNHLCYYLSTEVDLQEQVIRLRKLHHLLEIIVTCSTFLSLPFDRLFLLTQSCLQHYKTIPYDEEHEFKLQIKPALISHFYQNHREQPVLWGAEVFSGHGPREVRTSLQLSDRPLVDHVMLETDYPNETVNGDSEDPAFFSTMVCCSLVNFA; encoded by the exons ATGGGCTCTAAGGTGATATGCAGCGCAAAGGAGTTCTTTAATATTCTCCG ATCTCTTCAAGATGAGGAAAGCGACGATCCGTTTACACACGAG GAGGATGTCCAAATATTAAAGATGAATGGAGACAGAGTTGCTGTGGTGAATATGTACTGTGGTAACCAGTCAGTCTTCATCTGTCAAAAAGCT GTCCCAAAAATAAGTGAAGCTGATGATGATCAAATAACTGAGAATTCCAACTGTGCTGGTGATGATGCTGATAATGCTGATAATGCTGATGATGCTAATGATGCTAGTGTACTTAAAACAGACCTGGGACCACAGCCTCTCACAATCACGAAAGCAAG gcaGTTACTGTCTTGGTACACATTAGCTCAAAATGCTAATGTGTCAGCTGTGGACAACAACCCTGCGTTAAATCCTCTGTGGGTGCGATGCGACATGTCAGATCCTGCTAAAACAACCTGGTTTGGGGCTGAAACAGTCTGCATCGGCAATAAAGTATCTGGTGTAAAATTATACTCTGTTACCTGCAAAG GTGCAGCGATGGACAAAAGAACTTTCATCACCTTGGATGAGCTGAAACAAGAGCACAAGAAAAGGCATCACCCCTCCTCG ATGGGAATTAAGGGCAGTGCCAGGTTCCACTTGTTTGGCTCCACTGTTGTGGAGAACACAGTGATTGAGTCACAGAGCAGCGTGACAGTGGATTTCAAATGGAGTCATGTGGAGAGTATCCTCGAGACCCCACCCCTCTCTTCTACAGCTACACTG AATATCAAAGTTACCAGTGGAGACATGAGAAGCCCGATGTTTGAGATGTACAGGGAGATGGAGTTTCTTCAG ACTCTTGCTGATGGTTTGAGAACTGGTGAGACTGAATGGATGGAACCTTTGGAGAGCACATCAGCTGTAAATCTCATCAAGGCCTACCTATCAG AGCTACAGAATACTGCAAAGAATCTACAGGATCAGGCTCCAAACACAGCTGAG AGCACAAAGATGAAGTCTGGGACAGACACTCCCATTTTCAACTTTCTCTTGGAACGAGGAGATTTGGATTTTGTGGAACAGTTGTGGGTTCGCATGAGAAAGA GTGTGACTTCATATCAAGACATTGGAGACTGTCTGAAACTTGTCATCGAAGCCCTGAGATACGGAGACATCAAACCATGG ATTCACAGAGACAGCAACAGCTCCCTCAGCAAGCTCATCCTGCAGTCCTACCACCAGCAGATGGACCACGTGTCTCTCACAGGAGTCACACCCGTCCACATGCTGCTGGAGATGGGTTTGGACAAGATGAGAAAGGATTACATTAACTACCTCATTG GTGAAGAATTGGCAACCCTAAACCACTTG TGTTACTACCTGAGCACTGAGGTTGATCTACAGGAGCAAGTGATCCGATTGAGAAAACTGCACCACCTGCTGGAAATAATTGTGACCTGCAGCACATTTCTGAGTCTGCCCTTCGACCGTCTGTTCCTTCTCACACA ATCGTGTTTGCAGCACTACAAAACAATCCCATATGATGAGGAACACGAATTCAAACTCCAAATCAAACCAGCCCTGATCAGCCACTTTTACCAAAA CCACAGAGAGCAACCGGTTTTGTGGGGAGCTGAGGTTTTCAGTGGCCACGGTCCTCGTGAGGTCAGGACGTCGTTACAGCTCAGCGACAGACCACTGGTTGATCATGTCATGCTTGAAACAG ATTACCCAAATGAAACAGTGAATGGGGACAGTGAGGACCCAGCCTTCTTCTCCACCATGGTGTGCTGCAGTCTTGTCAACTTTGCATGA